Proteins encoded by one window of Cuniculiplasma divulgatum:
- a CDS encoding DUF2250 domain-containing protein has translation MANEYFTDEVLLEVLKSPEMLRVLRHMHLAKVDYAKNTSRYTEIPLMRVTDYMKRLHSMKLLDIYENTSIKRTSAKLKKSAEVHKHHTYYQITRNGDILLKEVTPENYFRLIGPEVIGSLCHMEAISDFPDMKEKLMEFNLLDQDSKITELGNELLKYGKSKQKVRC, from the coding sequence ATGGCAAACGAATATTTTACGGATGAAGTGCTGTTAGAGGTACTAAAGTCTCCAGAGATGCTGAGGGTGCTTCGCCATATGCATTTGGCGAAGGTGGATTATGCCAAGAACACTTCAAGGTACACCGAAATCCCTCTGATGAGAGTTACAGATTATATGAAACGACTCCATTCGATGAAACTTCTGGATATATATGAAAATACTTCAATTAAACGTACCTCAGCAAAACTAAAGAAAAGTGCAGAGGTGCATAAACATCATACTTATTATCAGATCACCAGGAATGGTGACATTCTCCTGAAAGAGGTAACACCGGAAAATTATTTCAGACTTATAGGACCAGAGGTTATTGGATCATTATGCCATATGGAAGCGATATCTGATTTTCCTGACATGAAAGAAAAGCTTATGGAATTCAATCTCTTGGATCAAGACAGCAAGATTACAGAACTGGGGAATGAGCTCCTGAAATACGGGAAAAGCAAACAGAAAGTTAGGTGTTAA
- a CDS encoding MFS transporter — protein MSEELNYQAANGINNRDSRTQMIILGSGIFIATFDLAAISIAMLVLKGIWHLSPITVTLIGAAALIGAIFGGFLGGLLADKFGRKGILFLDFVGYFFASSLSAISPNAYWLIFFRLIVGFVIGADFAVSFPLMAEIRPRKTRGRDMAMVMMTANFGMVLAYGIGGFFLGINNNGWRYVLVSGAVLSIPILIIRSRIKESESWKEKRHHTIGNIFRYLRQNHTGDVIFSSVAWFSYQVGDQGLSIFLPILLSSLLFIGPSDASYSSLIIKSVTIPAAIITVLLIERIGRRSLQLWGFLGRTLSLFFLAFMLIMLPDTFLYAKVLFLFTAFFFGAMGPDKTIVIAPSEKFDSSVRGTGEGISEASGRFGGLIGILGYGLLTPFLGDGGGIMFFAIFAMIGLIATLVFMTKDRNEYRNSKKSDRRTL, from the coding sequence ATGAGTGAAGAACTTAATTATCAGGCTGCGAATGGAATTAATAACCGGGATTCTAGAACCCAAATGATAATTTTAGGTTCGGGTATATTTATTGCAACCTTCGATCTGGCTGCAATTTCCATTGCCATGCTCGTTCTAAAGGGTATATGGCATCTGTCACCAATAACCGTTACCTTAATCGGGGCTGCAGCATTAATAGGAGCAATTTTTGGTGGTTTTCTTGGCGGATTACTGGCGGATAAGTTTGGAAGAAAAGGTATTCTGTTTTTAGATTTTGTAGGGTATTTTTTCGCATCTTCTCTAAGCGCCATTTCCCCAAATGCCTACTGGCTGATTTTCTTTCGGCTTATTGTCGGCTTTGTAATAGGAGCAGATTTTGCTGTTTCCTTTCCTCTTATGGCTGAAATTAGACCAAGAAAAACCAGAGGAAGGGATATGGCCATGGTAATGATGACTGCTAATTTTGGCATGGTACTTGCATATGGAATAGGTGGATTCTTCCTTGGAATAAACAACAATGGATGGAGATATGTGCTCGTATCTGGTGCTGTCCTTTCTATTCCAATTCTAATAATACGATCTAGAATCAAGGAATCCGAAAGCTGGAAAGAGAAGAGACACCATACAATAGGCAACATATTCAGGTATCTTAGACAGAATCATACAGGAGATGTAATTTTTTCATCTGTGGCATGGTTTTCATATCAGGTTGGAGATCAGGGACTCTCAATCTTCCTGCCCATACTCCTTTCATCTCTTTTATTTATAGGGCCTTCAGACGCATCATATTCAAGTTTGATTATTAAGTCTGTAACAATACCTGCTGCTATTATAACTGTACTACTTATAGAACGTATAGGAAGGAGATCACTACAGTTATGGGGATTCCTTGGTAGAACTTTATCCCTATTCTTTCTCGCTTTTATGCTTATTATGCTTCCAGATACATTCCTTTATGCAAAAGTACTCTTTCTCTTCACAGCTTTCTTCTTCGGTGCCATGGGACCAGACAAAACAATTGTCATAGCACCGTCAGAAAAGTTTGATTCATCGGTTAGGGGAACCGGAGAAGGAATTTCTGAGGCGTCAGGAAGGTTTGGTGGGTTGATAGGTATATTGGGATATGGTCTTTTGACTCCATTTCTGGGGGATGGAGGGGGAATAATGTTCTTTGCCATTTTTGCCATGATCGGATTGATAGCTACCCTGGTTTTTATGACAAAGGATAGAAATGAATATAGAAATTCAAAAAAATCCGATAGAAGAACACTCTAA
- a CDS encoding RidA family protein yields MDKKSVVVEELGRAGPYSHSVIANSMIFLSGQLGVKENSDNSFEQQFRRAASNVEKILDQSNSSMKNIVRVVVYMKNQGDFELMNKLFKEVFSIATPARTTVVCNFPNDKALIELEVTAVTQ; encoded by the coding sequence ATGGACAAGAAAAGTGTTGTAGTTGAAGAACTTGGAAGAGCCGGACCTTATTCCCACAGTGTTATTGCAAACTCAATGATATTTTTATCAGGACAGCTAGGAGTAAAGGAGAATTCTGATAATTCCTTTGAGCAACAGTTCAGGAGGGCTGCGTCGAATGTTGAAAAAATTCTTGATCAGAGCAACTCCTCAATGAAAAATATAGTTAGAGTAGTTGTTTATATGAAAAATCAGGGAGACTTTGAACTTATGAACAAACTGTTCAAGGAAGTTTTTTCAATTGCTACACCTGCAAGAACAACCGTTGTTTGCAACTTTCCTAATGATAAAGCCTTAATAGAACTTGAGGTTACGGCTGTCACACAATGA
- a CDS encoding Glu/Leu/Phe/Val family dehydrogenase, with protein sequence MAEDLDSFDIAVQQLEKAAKVMNLDKEALEILRAPQQILEVSLPVRMDNGKVKTFRGFRVHYNNARGPVKGGIRFHPEETLSTVKALSAWMTWKTAVVDIPMGGAKGGIICNPKEMSPSELERLSRAYVRAIADFIGPEIDVPAPDVYTTPQIMAWMMDEYETIVRRSAPGVITGKPLTLGGSQGRGDATAKGGMYVLKVGAKKKGIDLSKATVAVQGFGNAGQFAMTLVKEHFGSKVVAISDTKGGIYSEKGLDFDAVLKHKQKTGTVQGLEGTKNITNEELLELGVDVLIPAAIENQITSKNADKIKAKIILELANGPTTPEADEILFKRGVLDLPDFLANAGGVTTSYFEWVQNIGGYYWTREEVYEKLDKKMTTAAEDVLATADKYKVNPRTGAYIISVKRVADAMKARGWY encoded by the coding sequence ATGGCAGAAGATTTAGATTCTTTTGATATTGCTGTACAGCAATTAGAAAAGGCGGCGAAAGTTATGAACCTCGACAAAGAGGCTCTGGAAATTTTGAGGGCACCCCAGCAGATTTTGGAGGTTAGTTTACCAGTAAGAATGGATAATGGAAAAGTAAAAACTTTCAGAGGATTCAGAGTTCATTATAATAATGCAAGAGGTCCCGTTAAGGGAGGTATAAGATTCCATCCAGAAGAAACACTTTCCACTGTAAAGGCACTCTCAGCATGGATGACATGGAAGACGGCGGTAGTTGATATACCAATGGGAGGAGCAAAGGGGGGAATAATATGCAACCCAAAGGAAATGAGTCCTTCTGAGCTGGAGAGACTTAGCAGAGCTTATGTTAGGGCCATTGCAGATTTCATTGGACCTGAAATTGATGTTCCTGCACCGGACGTTTACACAACACCCCAGATAATGGCCTGGATGATGGATGAATATGAAACTATAGTTAGAAGATCTGCTCCTGGTGTAATAACGGGAAAGCCACTGACACTAGGTGGCTCACAGGGAAGAGGAGATGCAACAGCCAAAGGAGGAATGTATGTTCTTAAGGTTGGAGCTAAAAAGAAAGGTATAGATCTCTCAAAGGCAACGGTTGCTGTTCAGGGATTCGGTAATGCCGGTCAATTTGCAATGACCCTTGTAAAAGAACACTTCGGATCAAAGGTAGTTGCAATATCTGACACTAAGGGAGGTATCTATTCAGAAAAAGGACTCGACTTTGATGCAGTTTTAAAGCACAAGCAGAAAACTGGCACAGTACAGGGTCTTGAGGGAACAAAAAATATAACCAACGAAGAACTTCTAGAACTTGGCGTAGACGTACTTATTCCAGCCGCAATTGAGAATCAGATAACCTCAAAGAATGCAGATAAAATTAAGGCCAAGATCATTCTCGAACTTGCGAATGGTCCAACAACACCTGAGGCTGATGAGATACTCTTTAAGAGAGGCGTTCTTGATCTGCCAGACTTCCTTGCCAACGCAGGAGGAGTTACAACATCGTACTTCGAATGGGTACAGAACATCGGAGGATATTACTGGACAAGAGAAGAGGTATACGAAAAGTTGGACAAGAAAATGACCACTGCTGCTGAAGATGTGCTTGCAACTGCTGACAAGTACAAGGTTAATCCAAGAACCGGAGCCTATATAATATCAGTGAAGAGAGTTGCAGACGCCATGAAGGCTAGAGGATGGTACTGA
- a CDS encoding alcohol dehydrogenase catalytic domain-containing protein yields MKAMILEKQNKIENNPLKYEDYEGPELKHGQVIVKVQANGVCHSDLHIIEGDFPLPPELFPLIPGHEIVGEVVESKSDIQIGERVGIGWFYSACGKCEYCISGKENLCPYATVTGINHKGGYSEYVALDSTYVSRIPDNLNSVETAPLFCAGITAYSAVRRLNIAPNDRIAVFGIGGLGFYGLQLIRLMGGKACAITTSHKDVAEKAEAAEITDRPSGHYDGAIVFAPNSKIVQTAASSVKSGKTIVVPAVMDKIEIPFSSFMWEKNITSVASGLRKETRAILDIASSEGLISMVHKSKLSSANEVLNNLKQGKVKGREVLVP; encoded by the coding sequence ATGAAAGCAATGATCCTGGAAAAACAGAACAAGATAGAAAACAATCCTCTGAAGTATGAAGATTATGAAGGGCCAGAATTAAAGCATGGTCAGGTAATTGTAAAGGTTCAGGCAAATGGTGTCTGTCACAGTGATCTCCATATTATTGAGGGGGACTTTCCTCTTCCTCCAGAACTATTTCCTCTAATTCCTGGCCATGAAATAGTAGGGGAAGTTGTTGAATCAAAAAGTGATATTCAGATAGGTGAGAGAGTTGGAATAGGCTGGTTTTATTCTGCATGTGGGAAATGTGAGTATTGCATATCGGGAAAGGAGAACTTATGTCCATATGCAACCGTAACAGGAATAAATCACAAGGGAGGCTATTCTGAATACGTTGCCCTAGACTCAACATATGTAAGCAGGATTCCAGATAATTTGAACAGTGTAGAAACTGCACCACTATTTTGTGCAGGTATCACGGCATATTCGGCAGTAAGGAGATTGAATATTGCTCCAAATGACAGAATAGCAGTATTCGGGATTGGTGGATTAGGATTCTATGGTCTTCAACTGATCAGGTTAATGGGTGGAAAAGCCTGCGCAATAACAACTTCTCATAAGGATGTTGCAGAAAAAGCCGAAGCTGCTGAAATAACTGACAGGCCATCAGGTCACTATGACGGAGCAATTGTTTTTGCACCAAATAGCAAAATTGTTCAAACTGCGGCCTCATCTGTTAAAAGTGGAAAAACAATAGTAGTACCTGCAGTAATGGATAAAATAGAGATTCCATTCAGCAGTTTCATGTGGGAGAAAAATATAACAAGTGTGGCCAGCGGACTAAGAAAGGAGACAAGGGCGATCCTCGACATAGCCTCATCTGAAGGTTTAATTTCAATGGTTCATAAGTCCAAATTAAGTTCTGCAAATGAAGTGCTAAACAATCTGAAACAGGGCAAAGTAAAGGGAAGAGAAGTTCTTGTTCCATAA
- a CDS encoding DNA primase family protein translates to MRTKIEANGNGIMSGDVIYINKRNSNITSVDKKKYSELLERFVKGTRPITEENFLNITVGYSMIVGFLIEQIRKSPELWDSRKEPEELRELKSRYLKVWKIKKGLMLPEIEKNNIILIEDSDSLYFPGPNHIADSIMRKHTCKTTYTDDDDREKLWFFNGEIYTRGEALIKQEAHNEYMRQWKAMHEEAKKKQSKALSERLRELLHRGPRANDINEVIAMIKRVTFTKEEMNPGSHIPFKGKGLLNLKSWKWEEFNDEYFFTYMINATPVDRYVTLKDVPLFGNLLRTAYYYSDIPTILSYAAYTFNPRLPAEKVLFIVGTPRIGKGTTVKVLEGLQPQGTAPFSMKTILTADRFMFSGLEGKNLITDSEATRTFKRGIPLNWANFTTLFGGDTLPNEEKGKEMKGARSHAKGIVLGNLPLMKITDPAALSRIIVVETRNQKPRVRIENLSDKILEREGNLVATLLLQVLFKLIRRKWIFPGELSEDAISQLMDHLANPVEYFIEEKIEEDSNSKIREDELLEAFEDFCDENSVPKISKNLFTRTFAKSFQRKKQGTRANRVNYYFECKLALSDKELKIDTEEKVGHGLNYTESQNLRDSGERYRRVHLLSPILYMREREDTRKKEKAQKLDTYFSTLKTNEIKGFEDKKSVSNFFHEKESSPETSETKPSKSLANDGIQDDSEKVKDQSYQIEETILNLLKQITRNDKSMRVEPSIILSSLALNGIYQPITLKEMNERILPTMAELGMISMSNGKIALTGKKLKEPNNPEENEKIEYVLISALEDLPAFAWKDRDYYVHQGDICHMPKEVVNTLIRQNRKIRIIEENGQINDPAEVSVLKRGGQ, encoded by the coding sequence ATGAGAACTAAAATAGAGGCTAACGGCAATGGAATCATGAGTGGAGATGTGATTTATATAAATAAGAGGAATTCAAATATAACCTCTGTTGATAAGAAGAAATATTCGGAATTATTAGAACGATTTGTTAAAGGAACCAGACCTATCACAGAGGAGAACTTTTTAAACATAACTGTAGGTTACTCTATGATTGTGGGTTTTCTTATAGAACAGATTCGCAAGAGTCCAGAATTATGGGACAGCAGAAAGGAACCTGAGGAACTGCGAGAACTTAAAAGTAGATATCTTAAAGTATGGAAAATTAAAAAAGGGCTGATGCTACCTGAAATAGAAAAAAACAATATTATTTTAATTGAAGATTCTGATTCCCTTTACTTTCCTGGTCCAAATCACATTGCAGATTCCATAATGCGTAAGCATACATGCAAGACAACCTATACTGATGATGACGACAGGGAAAAACTTTGGTTTTTCAATGGAGAAATATACACAAGAGGAGAGGCATTAATAAAACAGGAAGCGCACAACGAATATATGCGTCAATGGAAAGCGATGCACGAAGAGGCCAAGAAAAAACAGAGCAAGGCATTATCAGAGAGATTGAGAGAGCTGTTACATAGAGGGCCCAGAGCAAACGATATCAATGAAGTAATCGCAATGATCAAGAGGGTAACATTTACAAAAGAGGAGATGAACCCTGGGTCTCACATCCCATTCAAAGGCAAGGGGCTCTTGAATTTGAAATCATGGAAGTGGGAAGAATTCAATGATGAATACTTTTTCACATACATGATAAATGCCACTCCAGTTGATCGGTATGTTACCTTGAAAGATGTCCCACTGTTTGGGAATTTACTCAGAACGGCATACTACTATTCTGATATCCCAACGATCCTAAGCTATGCTGCCTATACCTTTAATCCGAGATTACCTGCTGAAAAAGTGTTATTCATAGTGGGAACCCCAAGAATAGGTAAAGGAACAACGGTCAAAGTTTTAGAGGGTCTCCAGCCTCAGGGAACAGCTCCATTCTCAATGAAAACAATTCTAACTGCTGATCGATTCATGTTTTCAGGTTTAGAAGGAAAAAATCTAATTACCGACAGCGAAGCCACCCGAACCTTCAAGAGAGGGATCCCTCTTAATTGGGCTAACTTTACCACATTGTTTGGTGGTGATACGTTGCCTAATGAGGAAAAAGGGAAAGAGATGAAAGGGGCCAGAAGCCATGCAAAGGGAATAGTATTAGGGAACCTACCACTTATGAAGATAACGGACCCAGCCGCATTATCCCGAATTATTGTTGTTGAAACCAGAAACCAAAAACCCAGGGTAAGGATAGAAAATCTCAGCGATAAGATCCTGGAGAGAGAAGGAAACCTGGTTGCCACACTGTTACTTCAGGTTCTTTTCAAACTAATACGCAGGAAATGGATTTTCCCAGGAGAGTTGTCAGAAGATGCAATTTCTCAACTGATGGATCACCTGGCTAATCCGGTTGAATATTTTATTGAGGAGAAAATTGAGGAAGACAGCAATAGTAAGATCAGAGAAGATGAACTTTTAGAGGCATTTGAAGATTTCTGCGATGAGAACAGTGTTCCTAAAATTTCAAAGAACCTGTTCACTAGAACATTTGCAAAAAGTTTTCAAAGGAAAAAACAGGGGACAAGAGCAAATCGAGTGAATTACTACTTTGAATGCAAGTTAGCCCTCTCAGATAAAGAATTAAAGATCGATACTGAGGAAAAAGTGGGACACGGGCTTAATTACACAGAAAGCCAGAATTTAAGGGATTCTGGAGAGAGATATAGGCGTGTCCATCTTTTGTCCCCTATCTTGTACATGCGGGAGAGAGAGGACACACGTAAAAAGGAAAAGGCACAAAAGTTAGACACGTACTTTTCAACCCTTAAAACCAATGAAATAAAGGGTTTCGAGGATAAGAAAAGCGTGTCCAACTTTTTTCATGAAAAAGAGTCATCACCTGAGACAAGTGAAACTAAACCTTCCAAATCTTTAGCGAATGACGGTATTCAGGATGATAGTGAGAAAGTTAAAGATCAATCCTACCAAATTGAAGAAACTATACTTAACCTTCTAAAGCAGATTACAAGGAACGATAAGAGCATGAGAGTGGAACCATCTATTATTTTGAGTAGTTTAGCTCTGAATGGGATTTATCAACCTATCACACTTAAAGAGATGAATGAACGCATTTTACCTACCATGGCAGAGTTAGGCATGATTTCCATGAGTAATGGCAAAATCGCTCTTACTGGAAAGAAATTAAAGGAACCTAATAACCCGGAAGAAAATGAGAAAATCGAATATGTCCTAATATCTGCCCTGGAAGATCTTCCCGCTTTTGCATGGAAGGACAGAGATTATTACGTTCACCAAGGGGACATCTGCCACATGCCTAAGGAAGTAGTAAACACACTGATAAGGCAAAACAGGAAAATACGGATAATTGAGGAGAATGGACAGATAAATGATCCTGCCGAAGTATCTGTTTTGAAAAGGGGTGGCCAGTGA
- a CDS encoding DUF5678 domain-containing protein → MENVTLPDDAVNSFKKFRRNYEASNRMYNELKEHVGKYVVIDNGNVIGFTDTYQEATEKFGKIDGVFIELVTDKNIFWIL, encoded by the coding sequence ATGGAAAATGTAACTCTTCCAGATGACGCGGTTAACTCTTTTAAGAAATTTAGGCGCAATTACGAAGCATCTAATAGGATGTATAACGAGTTAAAGGAACATGTAGGGAAATATGTCGTAATCGATAACGGAAATGTTATAGGATTCACAGACACTTATCAAGAGGCTACAGAAAAATTTGGGAAGATAGACGGAGTGTTTATAGAGTTAGTTACTGACAAAAACATTTTTTGGATCCTGTAA
- a CDS encoding tyrosine-type recombinase/integrase, whose protein sequence is MIYKDTVEQELERNERLIGIKPITDSLKSFATDLKIQEGLTDHRIIFYLIRLRVLSKMMPDVFLNPSMEDLKSAIVNLQSKANISPRTVEDYKQAIRKYYKWKLSDREFQKRVQWIKVRGNSVNRLKKSEEMVSVDEMHKLIENCISVRDKALFSLLYDSGCRVGEILTLRIRDLQNDQWGTVLHVSGKTGERMVRIVGDSVPYLREWVQQHPKANNPDSMVFVSTSAQAYSEPMNYPEMARALNRAKRRAGITRRIHPHLFRHTRASILASRVAEAPLESQMGWIHGSRQTRTYVHLSAKDQDMAILKAYGIKPEEDNVVKDISPRECPRCSTLNPSNAVYCRKCWLPLTIEATLKIKEKEEHIEKELANEGLIDEKIKALIDNMPESERTGILTTIIQMALKDKKAQDSSK, encoded by the coding sequence ATGATTTACAAGGATACAGTTGAACAAGAACTTGAAAGGAATGAAAGGCTCATAGGAATAAAGCCCATTACAGATTCTCTAAAGTCATTTGCCACAGATTTGAAGATTCAGGAAGGCCTTACTGATCATAGAATCATCTTTTACTTGATCAGGTTAAGAGTCCTCAGTAAAATGATGCCGGATGTTTTTCTCAATCCTTCAATGGAAGATCTTAAATCAGCAATAGTTAATCTTCAGTCTAAGGCGAACATAAGCCCGAGAACAGTAGAAGATTATAAACAGGCCATAAGGAAATATTATAAGTGGAAGCTCTCAGATAGAGAGTTTCAAAAAAGAGTACAGTGGATCAAGGTAAGGGGAAATTCAGTAAACAGGTTGAAGAAATCAGAGGAGATGGTTTCAGTAGATGAAATGCATAAACTGATTGAGAATTGCATTAGTGTAAGGGATAAAGCATTATTTTCACTTCTGTATGATTCAGGCTGCAGGGTTGGAGAGATCTTAACCTTAAGGATTAGGGATCTTCAAAATGATCAATGGGGAACAGTCCTTCATGTTTCAGGAAAGACTGGAGAGAGGATGGTTAGAATAGTTGGGGATTCTGTACCATATCTTAGAGAGTGGGTTCAGCAGCATCCTAAGGCTAACAATCCCGATTCTATGGTTTTTGTAAGCACTTCCGCCCAGGCATACAGTGAACCCATGAACTATCCTGAAATGGCCAGAGCCCTCAACAGAGCAAAGAGGAGAGCTGGGATAACCAGGAGAATACATCCTCATCTATTCAGGCATACAAGGGCTTCCATCTTGGCTTCAAGGGTAGCAGAGGCACCCCTTGAATCACAAATGGGATGGATTCATGGATCAAGGCAAACAAGAACCTATGTCCATCTGTCAGCAAAGGATCAGGATATGGCCATACTAAAAGCGTACGGGATCAAACCGGAAGAAGATAACGTAGTAAAGGACATTTCTCCCAGAGAATGTCCAAGGTGCAGCACTCTGAACCCTTCAAATGCAGTTTACTGTCGTAAGTGCTGGTTACCTTTAACAATCGAGGCAACTCTTAAAATTAAAGAGAAAGAGGAGCATATCGAGAAGGAGCTGGCCAACGAGGGATTAATAGATGAGAAGATAAAGGCATTAATTGACAATATGCCCGAGAGTGAGAGGACCGGAATACTTACAACCATTATTCAAATGGCTCTGAAAGATAAGAAAGCACAGGACAGTTCTAAATGA
- a CDS encoding VOC family protein, with protein sequence MLLEKEPDFQSENYYSFNLGFCKIGLHPSDSKSSSGVAGQVSYWKVSNMQSAISHFIDHGCRLFRGPIIGVDGVKICQLIDPFGNAWGLIESV encoded by the coding sequence GTGTTATTAGAAAAAGAGCCAGATTTTCAAAGTGAAAATTATTATTCTTTTAACCTGGGATTTTGTAAAATAGGACTACATCCATCTGATAGTAAATCAAGTTCTGGTGTAGCAGGGCAGGTTTCTTACTGGAAAGTGAGCAATATGCAGAGTGCTATTTCACACTTTATTGACCATGGTTGCAGGTTGTTCAGGGGGCCAATTATTGGGGTAGATGGAGTAAAAATATGCCAGCTGATTGATCCATTTGGAAACGCATGGGGTCTCATTGAAAGTGTGTGA
- the fabG gene encoding 3-oxoacyl-ACP reductase FabG: protein MSGNKQVAVITGGNGGIGKSIARSLLRDGFFVVLADLKDEVADTARDLKNETNGNILGMMADVTDFTSTVELFNNIMRETATESVSVLINNAGITRDATIRKMTYEQWDQVMRVNLYGAFNCTKQVVEGMIGNHFGRIINISSISRYGNRGQANYAASKAGLVGLTLTLARELGKYGITSNAISPGIINTEMISTIPAEILKDYENKIPSGRLGKPEEVAELISFLCSEKASYINGEVININGGFFF from the coding sequence ATGTCAGGTAATAAACAAGTTGCAGTAATTACAGGTGGTAATGGAGGAATAGGAAAAAGTATTGCCAGATCTCTTTTGAGAGACGGATTTTTTGTAGTTCTAGCGGATTTGAAAGATGAGGTAGCTGATACCGCCAGAGACCTTAAGAATGAAACAAATGGTAATATATTAGGAATGATGGCTGATGTTACTGATTTTACATCAACAGTGGAATTATTTAATAACATCATGAGAGAAACAGCAACTGAATCAGTGAGCGTTCTGATAAATAATGCGGGAATTACAAGGGATGCAACAATAAGAAAAATGACTTATGAGCAGTGGGATCAGGTGATGAGGGTGAACCTGTACGGTGCATTCAACTGTACAAAACAGGTTGTTGAAGGTATGATCGGCAACCATTTTGGAAGAATTATTAATATTTCGTCCATAAGTCGATACGGTAACAGGGGACAGGCAAATTATGCTGCATCAAAAGCTGGACTTGTAGGATTGACACTAACACTGGCCAGAGAACTTGGGAAATATGGCATAACTTCAAATGCTATAAGTCCAGGCATAATAAATACGGAAATGATTTCAACCATTCCAGCAGAAATCCTCAAAGATTATGAGAATAAGATTCCATCCGGTAGACTTGGAAAACCTGAGGAAGTTGCTGAACTGATTTCTTTTTTATGCTCTGAAAAAGCTTCATATATAAATGGAGAGGTTATAAACATAAATGGAGGATTCTTTTTCTAA
- a CDS encoding TetR/AcrR family transcriptional regulator, producing MNLYPKTKKGQEKFNKIIKSSIETIAKLGYSNASVGEITRNAGVSYGLFYLYFKDKDDLLEELVKKYNHEMRKYIHDSINGIEGRINIEKRGFRAFIEWVKKNTHLFQILLEAEIHRPETYKWHYRMLGDHYAKYLKDAMKKGEIKDRDPNILAYTLMGTADFLARRFILWDNDSKSDFPFNEIDSLIESIMKN from the coding sequence ATGAATCTCTATCCAAAGACCAAAAAAGGTCAGGAAAAATTCAACAAGATTATTAAAAGTTCAATAGAAACAATTGCTAAACTTGGATATTCAAATGCAAGTGTTGGAGAAATAACAAGAAATGCTGGTGTGTCATATGGGCTTTTTTACCTTTATTTCAAGGATAAGGACGATCTTCTGGAAGAACTGGTTAAGAAGTATAACCATGAAATGAGGAAATACATTCATGACAGTATAAACGGAATTGAGGGTAGAATAAATATAGAAAAGAGAGGTTTTCGTGCCTTTATTGAATGGGTTAAGAAAAACACACATCTGTTCCAGATTCTCCTGGAGGCAGAGATACACAGACCTGAAACTTACAAATGGCATTACAGGATGCTTGGAGATCATTATGCGAAGTATCTCAAGGATGCTATGAAAAAAGGTGAAATTAAGGATAGAGATCCAAATATACTTGCATATACATTAATGGGCACAGCTGACTTTCTTGCTAGAAGGTTTATTCTCTGGGATAATGATAGCAAATCAGATTTTCCATTCAACGAGATTGACAGTCTAATAGAAAGCATAATGAAAAATTAG